A part of Gemmatimonadetes bacterium SCN 70-22 genomic DNA contains:
- a CDS encoding hydrolase, with translation MRIRAFVVGAFQENCYLVSDEASQRAVLVDPGDEGDLLVDAIRAAGLTLEAIWLTHAHLDHIGGIAAVTRAWDVPIYMHPDDRPVYAYAPRAAAMYGLPFELGPVPDRELHEGDQLSLGSLRFDVWHMPGHAPGHVVIHGHGVAFGGDVLFAGSVGRTDLPLSDGVAFQRTLERLLTLPAETVVYPGHGPETSIGAEAASNPFLTGLARPLRR, from the coding sequence GTGAGGATTCGGGCGTTCGTCGTCGGGGCCTTCCAGGAGAATTGCTACCTCGTCTCCGACGAGGCGTCGCAGCGGGCCGTCCTGGTCGACCCCGGCGACGAGGGCGACCTGCTGGTCGACGCGATCCGCGCCGCGGGACTCACCCTCGAGGCCATCTGGCTCACGCACGCCCACCTCGATCACATCGGGGGGATCGCCGCCGTCACCCGGGCCTGGGACGTCCCCATCTACATGCACCCGGACGACCGCCCGGTCTACGCGTACGCCCCCCGGGCGGCGGCGATGTACGGTCTCCCCTTCGAGCTGGGCCCCGTCCCCGACCGCGAGCTGCACGAGGGCGACCAGCTGTCGTTAGGTTCGCTGCGCTTCGACGTCTGGCACATGCCGGGGCATGCCCCCGGACACGTCGTCATCCACGGGCACGGCGTCGCCTTCGGTGGCGATGTCCTCTTCGCCGGCTCGGTCGGGCGCACCGACCTCCCCCTGTCCGACGGCGTCGCCTTCCAGCGCACGCTGGAGCGCCTGCTCACCCTCCCGGCCGAGACGGTCGTCTACCCGGGGCATGGCCCCGAGACCAGCATCGGTGCGGAGGCCGCCTCGAACCCGTTCCTCACCGGGCTGGCGCGCCCGCTGCGGCGCTGA
- a CDS encoding thioredoxin-disulfide reductase — protein MHVGTHNYEVVIVGAGPAGMTAGLYAGRSMLKTVILERGAPGGELLNTEMIEDYPGFEHVEGWDLAQKFAAHAAKFGAEFHTRNVERIKRLDDGTFETTCDDGEVYRSPAVIVTAGGTPIKLGIPGENEYAGKGVSYCAVCDGAFFKGHTIAVVGGGDAACEEADYLTRFAEKVYLVHRRDAFRASKIVQKRVFENPKIEVVWNTVVDEVHADDKGLVSHLSIRDVVSGEARTLPVTGMFVFIGFKPNTTIIADHVDHDATGYVITDWHMQTTIPGLFAAGDVRVQLTRQVTTAVGDATTAAVAAEKYLTHLKDAAGALAPAGEASA, from the coding sequence ATGCACGTGGGCACGCACAACTACGAAGTCGTGATCGTCGGGGCAGGACCAGCCGGCATGACGGCCGGGCTGTACGCCGGGCGCTCGATGCTCAAGACGGTGATCCTCGAGCGTGGCGCACCGGGAGGGGAGCTCCTCAACACGGAGATGATCGAGGACTACCCCGGGTTCGAGCACGTCGAGGGGTGGGACCTGGCGCAGAAGTTTGCCGCGCACGCGGCGAAGTTCGGCGCCGAGTTCCACACGCGCAACGTCGAGCGCATCAAGCGCCTCGACGACGGGACATTCGAGACCACCTGCGACGACGGCGAGGTGTACCGCTCGCCGGCCGTGATCGTCACAGCCGGCGGCACCCCGATCAAGCTCGGCATCCCGGGCGAGAACGAGTACGCCGGAAAGGGAGTGTCGTATTGCGCGGTCTGTGACGGCGCCTTCTTCAAGGGACACACGATCGCGGTGGTCGGAGGTGGCGACGCGGCGTGCGAGGAGGCCGACTATCTGACGCGCTTCGCCGAGAAGGTCTACCTGGTCCACCGGCGCGATGCGTTCCGCGCCTCGAAGATCGTGCAGAAGCGCGTCTTCGAGAACCCGAAGATCGAGGTCGTCTGGAACACGGTGGTGGACGAGGTGCACGCCGACGACAAGGGGCTGGTCAGTCATCTCTCGATCCGCGACGTGGTGAGCGGCGAGGCGCGCACGCTCCCCGTGACCGGGATGTTCGTCTTCATCGGGTTCAAGCCGAACACCACGATCATCGCGGACCACGTGGACCACGATGCCACCGGGTACGTCATCACCGACTGGCACATGCAGACCACGATTCCGGGGCTGTTCGCCGCCGGCGACGTGCGCGTGCAGCTGACGAGGCAGGTCACCACGGCGGTGGGAGACGCGACCACCGCCGCGGTGGCGGCCGAGAAGTACCTCACGCACCTCAAGGACGCGGCGGGGGCGCTGGCCCCGGCAGGGGAGGCGAGCGCGTGA